A genomic segment from Desulfonatronum lacustre DSM 10312 encodes:
- a CDS encoding GspE/PulE family protein, giving the protein MTATDHCAFPPHTRLDYSLADLLPILEQTGELDSPRTQVVLDQARQRDIDPADPKSGLDLLLGLKLTRAKAPRERLTEECVLRAVATRFGLEFKRLDVLELDLEVSTRTISEGFARTNLLVPLRIVDGHLEILAHNPFRPELREDMCRVTTLPLRLFLGTRAEITRLIDDFYQFRQAVKAAEQEFLSASESLANQEQRVRVGERSDPGSQKHVSKAVDYLLHTALRERASDIHLEPKREASLVRFRIDGVLHPLYRLPLTVHQAMISRLKGLSRLDISEKRRPQDGRVQLVLDDIRTDVRISTIPVAFGEKMVLRLLSSDTTLKKLDELGMEPDQLHLFRSFLARSNSLVLVTGPTGSGKSTTLYSAMKTLAHPGVNVLTLEDPIEMVVDEFNQIGVQPKIGVDFGQVLRHILRQDPDIVMIGEMRDLNTAQEAVQAALTGHLVLSTLHTNDAASSITRLLDLGLDAFLINAALAGIVAQRLVRTLCPHCKVPIQTPEDQAVLWRSSGLDVPETVWAGPGCEFCRNTGYLGRTGIHEILPFDEEIQDAVRRDTNLTALRRLVRSKGVANLFQSGIVKVLAGLTTLDEVVRVTGGVEG; this is encoded by the coding sequence ATGACCGCCACCGACCACTGCGCCTTCCCCCCCCACACCCGCCTGGACTACAGTTTGGCCGACCTTCTGCCGATTCTGGAGCAGACCGGGGAACTGGATTCTCCCCGAACACAGGTTGTTCTGGATCAGGCCCGGCAGCGGGATATTGATCCAGCGGACCCCAAGTCCGGGCTGGATCTGCTGCTGGGCCTGAAGTTGACCCGGGCCAAGGCTCCGCGGGAGCGCCTGACCGAGGAATGCGTGCTCCGGGCCGTGGCAACGCGGTTCGGCTTGGAATTCAAGCGGCTGGACGTGCTGGAACTGGATTTGGAGGTCAGCACCCGGACCATTTCCGAGGGCTTTGCCCGGACCAACCTGCTGGTTCCGCTGCGCATCGTGGACGGACATCTGGAGATTCTGGCCCACAACCCGTTTCGTCCGGAACTCCGGGAAGACATGTGCCGGGTCACGACCCTGCCGCTGCGGTTGTTCCTGGGTACCCGGGCCGAGATCACCCGGCTGATCGACGATTTCTACCAGTTTCGTCAGGCCGTGAAGGCCGCGGAACAGGAGTTTCTCAGTGCGTCGGAATCCCTGGCCAACCAGGAGCAGCGGGTCCGGGTCGGGGAGCGGTCGGATCCCGGCTCCCAGAAGCATGTCAGCAAGGCCGTGGACTATCTGCTGCACACGGCCCTGCGGGAACGGGCCAGCGACATCCACCTGGAACCCAAGCGCGAAGCCTCCCTGGTCCGGTTCCGCATCGACGGCGTGCTCCATCCCCTCTACCGCCTTCCGCTGACCGTGCATCAGGCCATGATCAGCCGCCTCAAAGGCCTCAGCCGCCTGGACATTTCCGAAAAACGGCGGCCCCAGGACGGACGGGTGCAGCTCGTTTTGGACGACATCCGGACAGATGTCCGGATCTCCACCATTCCGGTGGCCTTTGGGGAAAAGATGGTTCTGCGACTGCTCTCCAGCGACACCACGCTGAAGAAGCTGGACGAGTTGGGCATGGAGCCGGATCAGCTTCATCTCTTCCGCTCCTTCCTGGCCCGCTCCAACAGCCTGGTACTGGTCACCGGCCCCACGGGCAGCGGCAAGTCCACCACCCTGTATTCGGCCATGAAGACCCTGGCTCATCCTGGCGTGAACGTGCTCACCCTGGAGGACCCCATCGAAATGGTGGTGGACGAGTTCAACCAGATCGGGGTTCAGCCCAAAATTGGAGTGGATTTCGGCCAGGTGCTCCGGCACATCCTGCGCCAGGACCCGGACATCGTGATGATCGGAGAAATGCGCGACCTGAACACGGCCCAGGAAGCGGTCCAGGCCGCCCTGACCGGCCATCTGGTCCTCTCCACCCTGCACACCAACGACGCGGCCTCTTCCATCACCCGGCTGTTGGATCTGGGGCTGGACGCCTTTCTGATCAACGCGGCCCTGGCCGGAATCGTGGCCCAACGCCTGGTGCGCACCCTCTGCCCGCACTGCAAGGTGCCGATCCAAACCCCGGAGGACCAGGCCGTACTATGGCGAAGCAGTGGCCTGGACGTACCGGAAACGGTCTGGGCCGGACCGGGCTGCGAATTCTGCCGCAACACCGGCTACCTCGGCCGCACCGGCATCCACGAAATTTTGCCCTTTGACGAGGAGATCCAGGACGCCGTGCGCCGGGACACGAACCTCACCGCCCTGCGCCGCCTGGTTCGCTCCAAGGGCGTGGCCAACCTGTTCCAGAGCGGGATCGTCAAGGTGCTGGCCGGGCTGACCACCTTGGACGAGGTCGTGCGTGTCACCGGTGGGGTCGAGGGCTGA
- a CDS encoding DUF6150 family protein — MILRLLLAGIVLVATITTASAAKIYQVYNPDEANIRVAIVRDRGMADLLVYRVSSRALALGDAVWFVTRDSADATVRLSFVSVDASEVKVYFVDTFREAGWVRPHRLRGSF, encoded by the coding sequence GTGATATTGCGTCTTTTGCTTGCCGGCATTGTACTGGTCGCCACCATCACCACTGCCTCCGCAGCTAAGATTTATCAGGTATACAATCCGGATGAAGCCAATATTCGAGTGGCGATCGTGCGTGATCGCGGTATGGCGGATCTCCTCGTGTATCGCGTGAGTTCTCGGGCTTTGGCGCTCGGTGATGCGGTATGGTTTGTCACGAGGGATTCCGCGGACGCGACAGTCCGGCTCTCTTTCGTGTCCGTCGATGCGAGCGAAGTGAAAGTCTATTTTGTGGATACTTTCCGTGAGGCCGGGTGGGTACGGCCACATCGGTTGCGGGGCTCGTTCTGA
- a CDS encoding L-serine ammonia-lyase, iron-sulfur-dependent, subunit alpha, giving the protein MQSLRELYRYGMGPSSSHTMGPRRAAEAFRARHSQAARVRVTLYGSLSLTGRGHLTDQAVTQGLSPLPCDVVWSDQALDEHPNGMLFEALAADGSSLGSWTVFSIGGGELREAGRGKAETPSRYVQTTMKEILDQAGSRGKPLWALAEAVEGSDLWDHLGFVWLKMQEAIAAGLDEEGSLPGGLNLQRKARGFLTRAKQLRRSAGRTGLLSAYALAVSEHNAAGGFVVTAPTCGSCGVLPAVLFYLQRDLGLEDEYLLRALATAGLVGNVVKHNASISGAEVGCQGEVGVACAMAAAAAAQLLGGSPHQIEYAAEIGLEHHLGLTCDPILGLVQVPCIERNAFAAIRGLAAAEFAMLSDGRHLISFDQVVEAMQQTGHDLPSLYRETAQGGLAKVYQGARDREQERSSPLENSQASS; this is encoded by the coding sequence ATGCAGTCATTACGCGAGTTGTACCGCTACGGGATGGGGCCGTCCAGCAGTCATACCATGGGGCCGCGCCGGGCCGCGGAGGCGTTTCGGGCGCGTCATTCTCAAGCCGCCAGGGTCCGGGTCACGCTGTACGGCAGCCTGAGCCTGACCGGGCGCGGTCACTTGACGGACCAGGCGGTGACCCAGGGCTTGTCGCCTTTGCCTTGCGACGTGGTTTGGAGCGACCAAGCGCTGGATGAACATCCCAACGGGATGTTGTTCGAGGCCTTGGCCGCGGACGGGAGCTCTTTGGGCTCCTGGACCGTCTTCAGTATCGGCGGGGGCGAGTTGCGGGAGGCCGGACGGGGGAAGGCTGAAACTCCGAGTCGGTATGTCCAGACAACCATGAAGGAAATCCTGGACCAGGCCGGGTCTCGCGGCAAGCCTCTCTGGGCCCTGGCCGAGGCGGTGGAAGGGTCGGACCTGTGGGACCATCTGGGTTTTGTCTGGTTGAAGATGCAGGAGGCCATCGCCGCCGGGTTGGACGAGGAAGGGTCGCTGCCCGGAGGATTGAATCTGCAACGCAAGGCCCGGGGCTTTTTGACCCGGGCCAAGCAATTGCGCCGCTCCGCCGGTCGGACCGGGCTTCTTTCGGCCTATGCCCTGGCCGTGTCCGAGCACAACGCCGCCGGCGGCTTCGTGGTCACCGCGCCGACGTGCGGTTCCTGCGGCGTGCTGCCCGCTGTGCTGTTTTACCTGCAACGGGACCTCGGCCTGGAAGACGAGTACCTGCTGCGGGCCCTGGCCACCGCCGGTCTGGTGGGCAACGTGGTCAAGCACAATGCCTCCATTTCCGGAGCCGAGGTGGGATGTCAGGGGGAAGTGGGCGTGGCCTGCGCCATGGCCGCGGCCGCCGCGGCGCAGCTCTTGGGAGGATCGCCGCATCAGATCGAATACGCGGCGGAAATCGGTCTGGAACACCACCTGGGGCTGACCTGCGATCCGATTCTTGGGCTGGTCCAGGTCCCCTGCATTGAGCGCAACGCCTTTGCGGCTATTCGCGGCTTGGCCGCGGCGGAATTCGCGATGCTCTCGGACGGACGCCATCTGATCAGCTTCGATCAGGTGGTGGAAGCCATGCAGCAAACCGGCCACGACCTGCCCAGTCTCTACCGGGAAACGGCCCAGGGCGGATTGGCCAAGGTCTATCAGGGGGCGCGGGACCGGGAGCAGGAGAGAAGCAGTCCGTTGGAAAACTCTCAAGCGTCTTCGTGA
- a CDS encoding DUF4145 domain-containing protein yields MLQKLSDRFDQLLSELPAIESTIQRRQSEYGDYTVMDDEKALTWKVKAKNLLVATCGEESQHYREFTKAEEINSYESISDPFKRMKAVFIAAMDDYKGGYLTSIKNLIQADVFDSELEQASELLSSGYKLAAAVIAGVVLETTLRDLCNREGIITGKLDKMNADLAKAGIYNKLQQKRITALADIRNSAAHGKPEEFTESDVENMIRDIEQFLAIQLA; encoded by the coding sequence GTGCTTCAAAAACTATCTGATAGATTTGATCAGCTTTTATCTGAATTACCCGCGATTGAATCAACTATTCAGCGGAGACAAAGCGAATATGGTGACTACACAGTAATGGATGATGAAAAAGCTTTGACATGGAAAGTTAAAGCGAAAAATTTGTTAGTTGCCACTTGCGGAGAAGAGTCCCAGCATTATCGCGAATTCACAAAAGCTGAAGAGATAAATTCTTATGAATCTATATCTGATCCGTTCAAAAGAATGAAAGCAGTATTTATAGCTGCAATGGACGATTATAAAGGCGGTTATCTAACATCAATTAAAAACCTCATTCAGGCTGATGTTTTTGATAGCGAACTGGAACAAGCAAGCGAGCTTCTTTCTAGCGGGTACAAGTTGGCTGCAGCAGTAATTGCCGGTGTAGTATTAGAAACAACCCTTAGGGATTTATGTAACAGGGAAGGTATTATAACTGGAAAGCTTGACAAAATGAATGCTGATTTAGCGAAAGCAGGGATTTACAATAAACTTCAGCAAAAACGAATTACTGCTCTTGCTGACATTAGAAATAGCGCAGCCCACGGAAAACCAGAAGAATTTACTGAATCCGATGTAGAAAATATGATTCGAGATATTGAGCAGTTCTTAGCTATACAACTTGCCTAA
- a CDS encoding FRG domain-containing protein, which produces MKLKPLFSSTKILSRTDEWAPVSFKEFVEEVEHVISHCKLLDHYLLFRGHGSASWLLDSTFARFVKQHILGINITETIIEDYRHSLDFYRLVSSLFLCKFGTLIKPSLELTHVADENPGIDPWFELMKRFQQYPEEDMSNLKGTFLLDWTQDWRVALYFANNGRNDQENGVLFLADMSQSGSVLHRDLMVGEIIGRLHEAFMNDQQFGPPLIFSPRKQITCDRAKQQDAIYVAQMDLRLDLSEYWRVLDQKRDDGSRILNRIYLPKDTKKEINEWLADQGVTERFIYPDKETTRTSACTGRRGACRP; this is translated from the coding sequence ATGAAACTTAAGCCGCTTTTTTCTTCAACGAAAATCTTATCCAGGACGGACGAATGGGCGCCTGTGTCTTTCAAGGAATTTGTAGAGGAGGTTGAGCACGTTATATCCCATTGCAAGTTGCTTGATCATTACCTTTTATTTCGAGGGCATGGGTCTGCTTCATGGCTCCTTGATTCTACATTTGCAAGATTTGTTAAACAACACATTCTTGGGATAAACATCACTGAAACCATTATAGAGGATTATCGTCATTCTCTGGATTTTTATCGTTTAGTCAGTAGTCTTTTTTTATGTAAGTTTGGGACTTTAATAAAACCCTCTCTTGAATTGACGCACGTCGCTGATGAAAATCCAGGTATAGATCCTTGGTTCGAGCTTATGAAGCGATTTCAACAATATCCAGAGGAAGACATGTCTAATCTAAAAGGCACATTTCTACTGGATTGGACGCAAGATTGGCGAGTTGCACTGTACTTCGCTAATAATGGGCGCAATGATCAGGAAAATGGCGTATTGTTTTTAGCAGATATGAGTCAGTCTGGATCAGTCCTTCATCGAGACCTGATGGTTGGAGAGATTATTGGAAGGCTCCATGAGGCCTTCATGAATGACCAGCAATTTGGACCACCTCTGATATTTAGTCCTCGCAAGCAAATAACTTGTGACCGAGCTAAACAACAAGACGCAATATACGTCGCCCAGATGGATCTTCGTTTAGATCTATCTGAATATTGGCGTGTTTTAGACCAAAAGCGTGATGATGGTAGCAGAATTCTTAACCGAATTTATCTGCCGAAAGATACGAAAAAAGAAATAAATGAATGGTTAGCTGATCAGGGCGTAACGGAAAGATTTATATATCCGGATAAAGAGACAACCCGAACATCGGCGTGTACGGGACGGCGAGGGGCATGCCGCCCGTAA
- a CDS encoding PIN domain-containing protein, with protein sequence MKLYLDNCCFNRPFDDQSNIRIRLAAEAKLRIQKDIRSGLYALVWSYIMDYDNGRNPFLERKEQIALWSEYSVNDVEEDNEVLRIARLLNDKGIKKIDSLHIACAIVAKADYFLTTDKGILKKAMLVNDITIIDPIGFIMETVQ encoded by the coding sequence ATGAAGCTCTATCTGGATAATTGCTGCTTCAATAGGCCGTTCGACGACCAATCCAACATCCGAATCCGACTAGCGGCGGAAGCTAAGTTGCGGATTCAAAAGGATATTCGTTCTGGTTTATATGCGCTGGTGTGGTCATACATTATGGATTACGATAATGGCAGGAATCCTTTCCTGGAGAGAAAGGAGCAGATCGCTTTATGGAGTGAGTACTCGGTAAACGATGTCGAGGAAGATAACGAAGTATTACGAATTGCTCGATTGCTTAATGATAAAGGTATTAAGAAGATCGATTCCCTGCATATTGCCTGTGCCATTGTTGCGAAAGCTGATTATTTCCTGACAACCGACAAGGGCATTCTCAAGAAAGCCATGCTTGTAAACGATATTACGATCATAGATCCGATTGGGTTTATAATGGAGACAGTGCAATGA
- the xerD gene encoding site-specific tyrosine recombinase XerD, producing MDLFLEYILVEKGLAENSVAAYTTDLESLQRFLTRESLDLERFSSRHGLLYLLHLRQTGLQNRSLARHLATLRGLFAFLVRERLIAENPLEKLENPKLPRHLPDVLSREEVTALLAQPNSNDKLGFRDRTMLELLYAAGLRVSELIGLRPGDVDLQAGLLRVFGKGRKERVVPMHASAGKYLEIYIQNWRPAFSPKAEVLFLNRSGKGLTRQGVWKLIKAYARKAGIHHPISPHTLRHSFATHLLEGGADLRTVQILLGHADILATEIYTHVQTSRLKSQHQKHHPRSRPPASQNQTSK from the coding sequence ATGGACCTGTTTCTGGAATACATCCTGGTGGAAAAGGGACTTGCGGAAAACAGCGTGGCCGCCTACACCACGGACCTGGAATCTCTGCAGCGATTTCTGACCCGCGAAAGCCTGGATCTGGAGCGGTTTTCCAGCCGACACGGCCTGCTCTACCTGCTGCATCTGCGCCAGACCGGACTGCAAAACCGCTCCCTGGCCCGGCACCTGGCCACGTTGCGCGGCCTGTTCGCGTTTTTGGTCCGGGAGCGGCTGATCGCTGAAAATCCACTGGAAAAGCTGGAAAACCCCAAGCTGCCCCGCCATCTTCCGGACGTACTCAGTCGGGAGGAGGTCACGGCCCTGCTGGCCCAGCCGAACAGCAACGACAAGCTGGGGTTCCGGGACCGGACCATGCTCGAACTGCTCTACGCCGCGGGGTTGCGGGTCTCGGAGTTGATCGGCCTGCGTCCCGGGGACGTGGATTTGCAGGCCGGATTGCTGCGGGTCTTCGGCAAGGGCCGCAAGGAGCGGGTGGTGCCGATGCACGCCTCGGCCGGGAAATATCTGGAGATCTATATCCAGAACTGGCGTCCGGCCTTTTCGCCGAAAGCGGAGGTTCTGTTTCTGAACCGTTCCGGCAAGGGGCTGACCCGGCAGGGAGTCTGGAAGCTGATCAAGGCCTACGCCCGAAAGGCCGGAATCCACCACCCCATCTCCCCGCATACCCTGCGTCATTCCTTTGCCACGCACCTGCTGGAAGGCGGGGCCGACCTGCGCACCGTGCAGATTCTCCTGGGCCACGCGGACATCCTGGCCACGGAAATCTACACCCATGTCCAGACTTCGCGCCTGAAGAGCCAGCACCAGAAACATCATCCAAGAAGCCGTCCCCCGGCCTCCCAGAACCAAACTTCCAAATAG
- a CDS encoding CBS domain-containing protein yields the protein MPTSPKTLITAHNNADFDALAAMVAAGKLYPDAALIFPGSQEKNLRNFFIQSATYLFNFQSMKEIDTSAVERLVVVDTRQRSRVEHVRSVLDLPGLTIHLYDHHPDSEEDLPAQKSVVQPWGSTTAILIREIRDLGLSVCPDEATIMGLGIYEDTGAFTFSSTTTHDFDAASWLLAQGMDLDTISDLITRDLSAQQINLLHAMLGTAAVHDINGIEVVITEVSVDEYVGDFAVLVHKLVDMENIRVLFALARMNDRVHLIARSRRPEVDVGRICGFFGGGGHVYAASATIKDRTLSEIKEELFALLYSHINPQILVRSFMSKPAVTVPQGTTLIQATEIMTRYGLKAIPVVREDGGCVGILEHQLSDRAVGHGLGELTVDEYMQRDVAVLTPEDDLYAVMEIILGQKQRLVPVLEDGHVTAVITRTDLITIFIQESARIPEFLLPERKSERNIKSMLRSRLPEPILNLLEHAGALGQAMGVNVYAVGGFVRDILLNRPNLDIDLVVEGDGIGFAQLFSRELDGRIRMHKKFQTAVVILPDGQKVDVATARLEYYQYPTALPTVELSSIKMDLYRRDFTINALAVRLTPDNFGNLVDFFSAQKDIKEKSIRVLHSLSFVEDPTRILRAIRFEQRFHFRMDRQTERLIKNAMNLNLFQKLSGRRLFQELRLIMEEREVLACFRRMDGFTLLQVLHPLLKLTDQLETTLDEVEQVLNWYRLLYLEPTAQSWKLYFLGLASALDDAQFQILMRRLNFSDKDEASLWGMRRTLDATIHLLSQWQGRGGPVSELFFILNQLPLESVLFLMARGQKEEMRRNISLFLTQLRTQKVAVTGKDLKAMGLPPGPHYSEILRAVQAAMIDGVAPDRGSQLVLAGKLVDEYKRIAPSRSANGKIIQ from the coding sequence ATGCCCACATCCCCCAAAACCCTGATCACCGCCCACAACAATGCCGACTTCGACGCCCTGGCGGCCATGGTGGCCGCGGGCAAGCTGTATCCGGACGCGGCGCTGATTTTTCCGGGCAGTCAGGAAAAGAACCTGCGCAATTTTTTCATTCAGAGCGCGACCTATCTTTTCAATTTCCAGTCCATGAAGGAGATCGACACCTCGGCCGTGGAGCGGTTGGTGGTGGTGGACACCCGACAGCGCTCCCGGGTGGAGCATGTCCGCTCCGTGCTGGACCTGCCCGGTCTGACCATTCACCTCTACGACCACCATCCTGACTCGGAGGAGGATCTGCCGGCCCAGAAAAGCGTGGTCCAGCCCTGGGGATCGACCACGGCCATCCTGATCCGGGAAATCCGGGACTTGGGATTGTCCGTGTGCCCGGACGAGGCCACGATCATGGGGCTGGGCATTTACGAGGACACCGGAGCCTTCACTTTTTCCTCCACCACCACCCACGACTTCGACGCGGCCTCCTGGCTTCTGGCCCAGGGCATGGACCTGGACACCATTTCGGACCTGATCACCCGGGACCTGAGCGCGCAGCAGATCAATCTGCTGCACGCCATGCTCGGCACTGCCGCGGTGCACGACATCAACGGGATCGAGGTGGTGATCACCGAGGTCAGCGTGGACGAGTACGTGGGAGATTTCGCCGTGCTGGTGCACAAGCTGGTGGACATGGAGAACATCCGGGTACTCTTCGCCCTGGCCCGGATGAACGACCGGGTGCACCTCATCGCCCGCAGTCGGCGGCCGGAGGTGGACGTGGGGCGGATCTGCGGCTTTTTCGGCGGCGGGGGCCATGTCTACGCCGCCTCCGCGACCATCAAGGACCGCACCCTGTCCGAAATCAAGGAAGAGCTGTTCGCCCTGCTCTACTCGCACATCAACCCGCAGATCCTGGTCCGGAGCTTCATGTCCAAGCCCGCGGTCACCGTGCCCCAGGGCACGACCCTGATCCAGGCCACGGAAATCATGACCCGCTATGGGCTGAAGGCCATTCCCGTGGTCCGGGAGGACGGGGGCTGCGTCGGCATCCTGGAGCATCAGCTTTCGGACCGGGCCGTGGGCCACGGCCTAGGCGAGCTGACCGTGGACGAGTACATGCAGCGGGACGTGGCCGTGCTCACGCCCGAGGACGATCTCTACGCGGTGATGGAGATCATCCTGGGCCAGAAGCAGCGGTTGGTGCCGGTGCTGGAGGACGGGCACGTGACCGCGGTGATCACCCGTACGGACCTGATCACCATCTTCATCCAGGAATCCGCGCGGATTCCGGAATTCCTGCTGCCCGAGCGCAAGAGCGAGCGCAACATCAAGAGCATGCTCCGCTCCCGGCTGCCGGAACCGATCCTGAATCTGTTGGAACACGCCGGGGCCCTGGGCCAGGCCATGGGTGTGAACGTCTATGCCGTGGGCGGCTTTGTCCGGGACATCCTGCTGAACCGCCCGAACCTGGACATCGACCTGGTGGTGGAAGGCGACGGGATCGGCTTTGCCCAGCTCTTCAGCCGCGAACTGGACGGACGGATCCGGATGCACAAGAAATTCCAGACCGCCGTGGTCATCCTTCCGGACGGCCAGAAGGTGGACGTGGCCACGGCCCGCCTGGAATATTACCAATACCCCACGGCCCTGCCCACGGTGGAACTCTCCTCCATCAAGATGGATCTCTACCGCCGGGACTTCACCATCAACGCCCTGGCAGTGCGCCTGACGCCGGACAATTTCGGCAATCTGGTGGACTTCTTCTCGGCCCAGAAGGACATCAAGGAGAAGAGCATCCGCGTCCTGCACTCCCTAAGCTTCGTGGAGGACCCGACCCGCATCCTGCGGGCCATCCGCTTCGAGCAGCGCTTTCACTTCCGGATGGACCGCCAGACCGAACGGCTGATCAAGAACGCCATGAACCTGAACCTGTTCCAGAAGCTCTCCGGTCGCCGACTGTTCCAGGAACTGCGGCTGATCATGGAGGAACGCGAAGTCCTGGCCTGTTTTCGGCGCATGGACGGCTTCACCCTGCTCCAGGTGCTCCATCCCCTGCTCAAGCTCACCGACCAGTTGGAAACCACCCTGGACGAAGTGGAGCAGGTTCTGAACTGGTACCGCCTGCTCTACCTGGAACCCACGGCCCAGTCCTGGAAACTCTATTTCCTCGGCCTGGCTTCGGCCCTGGACGACGCCCAGTTTCAAATCCTGATGCGACGCTTGAACTTTTCGGACAAAGACGAAGCATCCCTTTGGGGCATGCGCCGGACCCTGGATGCAACCATTCACCTCCTGAGCCAGTGGCAAGGCCGCGGCGGGCCCGTGAGCGAGCTGTTCTTCATCCTCAACCAACTGCCCCTGGAGTCGGTTCTGTTCCTGATGGCCCGGGGCCAGAAAGAGGAAATGCGCCGGAACATCTCTCTGTTTCTGACCCAACTCAGAACCCAGAAGGTCGCGGTGACCGGCAAGGACCTCAAAGCCATGGGTTTGCCTCCCGGGCCGCACTACTCCGAGATCCTGCGGGCCGTCCAGGCGGCCATGATCGACGGCGTGGCCCCGGACCGGGGCAGCCAGTTGGTTCTGGCCGGGAAGCTGGTGGATGAGTATAAACGGATCGCGCCTTCACGGAGTGCAAATGGAAAGATCATTCAGTAA